A genomic stretch from Corynebacterium terpenotabidum Y-11 includes:
- the clpB gene encoding ATP-dependent chaperone ClpB, with protein MSGFTPTTRTQEAMQAALQAASANGNPDIRPAHLLVAILEQEDSIARPVLQAAGVDADDVLRDARDLVAGYATASGQGLANPNFNRDALNALTAAQELATELGDTYVSTEVLLAGIAKGTSDAAEALQTHGGTYEAVRGAFESVRGNRKVTTEEPEGQFQALEKYSTDLTARAREGKIDPVIGRDQEIRRVVQVLSRRTKNNPVLIGEPGVGKTAIVEGLARRIVAGDVPESLRGKKLISLDLGSMVAGAKYRGEFEERLKAVLDEIKEAEGEVITFIDELHTIVGAGATGESAMDAGNMIKPLLARGELRLVGATTLDEYRKYIEKDAALERRFQQVYVGEPTVEDTIGILRGLKERYEVHHGVRIQDSALVAAATLSDRYITSRFLPDKAIDLVDEAGSRLRMEIDSRPEEIDDAERVVRRLEIEEMALSQETDDASKDRLVKLRAELEDEREKLSGLTARWENEKGGIDAVRSLKEDLDACRTESEIAERDGDYARVAELRYGRIPDLEKQLAEAEASAAKAEEERMLTEEVTPDTIAEVVSAWTGVPAGKMLQGETEKLLAMEQVLGGRVVGQTDAVTAVSDAVRRSRAGVADPNRPTGSFLFLGPTGVGKTELAKALAEFLFDDDHAMVRIDMSEYGEKHSVARLVGAPPGYVGYDAGGQLTEAVRRRPYTVVLFDEVEKAHPDVFDVLLQVLDEGRLTDGQGRTVDFRNTILILTSNLGAGGTNEQVMDAVKHAFKPEFINRLDDVVIFDALSAAQLRSIVEIQVAQLAERLAARRLDLQVTEDAKGWLAERGYEPAYGARPLRRLIQKAVGDALAKKLLAGEIRDGDTVRVDVDPHIADGVDALSIEAVAHED; from the coding sequence ATGAGCGGATTCACCCCCACCACCCGCACCCAGGAGGCCATGCAGGCCGCCCTGCAGGCCGCCAGCGCGAACGGTAACCCGGACATCCGGCCCGCCCACCTGCTGGTCGCCATCCTCGAACAGGAGGACTCCATCGCCCGCCCGGTCCTCCAGGCTGCCGGTGTGGACGCCGACGACGTCCTGCGGGACGCCCGTGACCTCGTCGCCGGGTACGCCACGGCGTCCGGCCAGGGGCTGGCGAACCCCAACTTCAACCGGGATGCGCTCAACGCATTGACCGCCGCCCAGGAGCTCGCCACCGAACTCGGGGACACCTACGTCTCCACCGAGGTCCTCCTCGCCGGCATCGCCAAGGGCACCTCGGACGCCGCTGAGGCGCTGCAGACCCACGGCGGCACCTACGAGGCCGTCCGCGGGGCCTTCGAATCCGTCCGCGGCAACCGCAAGGTCACCACCGAGGAACCCGAGGGCCAGTTCCAGGCGCTGGAGAAGTACTCCACCGACCTCACCGCCCGGGCCCGCGAAGGAAAGATTGACCCGGTCATCGGCCGCGACCAGGAGATCCGTCGCGTCGTCCAGGTGCTGAGCCGCCGCACGAAGAACAACCCGGTCCTTATCGGCGAGCCCGGCGTCGGCAAGACCGCCATCGTCGAGGGCCTGGCCCGGCGCATCGTCGCCGGTGACGTGCCCGAGTCCCTGCGTGGCAAGAAGCTCATCAGCCTGGATCTCGGGTCCATGGTCGCCGGCGCGAAGTACCGCGGCGAATTCGAGGAACGCCTCAAGGCCGTCCTCGACGAGATCAAGGAGGCCGAGGGCGAGGTCATCACCTTCATCGACGAGCTGCACACCATCGTCGGTGCCGGGGCCACCGGTGAATCCGCGATGGATGCCGGCAACATGATCAAGCCGCTGCTCGCCCGTGGTGAGCTGCGCCTGGTCGGTGCCACGACCCTCGACGAGTACCGCAAGTACATCGAGAAGGACGCCGCCCTGGAGCGCCGCTTCCAGCAGGTCTACGTCGGTGAACCGACGGTGGAGGACACCATCGGCATCCTCCGCGGCCTCAAGGAACGCTACGAGGTCCACCACGGCGTCCGGATCCAGGATTCCGCCCTGGTCGCCGCCGCGACCCTCTCCGACCGCTACATCACCAGCCGCTTCCTGCCGGACAAGGCCATCGACCTCGTCGACGAGGCAGGATCCCGGCTGCGGATGGAGATCGACTCCCGTCCCGAGGAGATCGACGATGCCGAACGTGTCGTCCGCCGCCTCGAGATCGAGGAGATGGCATTGAGCCAGGAGACCGATGACGCCTCCAAGGACCGCCTGGTCAAGCTGCGTGCGGAGCTGGAGGACGAGCGGGAGAAGCTGTCCGGCCTCACCGCCCGCTGGGAGAACGAGAAGGGCGGCATCGACGCGGTCCGTTCGCTCAAGGAGGACCTTGACGCGTGCCGGACCGAATCCGAGATCGCCGAGCGTGACGGGGACTACGCCCGCGTCGCCGAACTGCGCTACGGGCGCATCCCCGATCTGGAGAAGCAGCTCGCCGAGGCGGAGGCCTCCGCGGCCAAGGCCGAGGAGGAGCGCATGCTCACCGAGGAGGTCACCCCGGACACCATCGCCGAGGTCGTCTCCGCGTGGACCGGCGTGCCGGCCGGCAAAATGCTGCAGGGCGAGACCGAGAAGCTGCTCGCCATGGAGCAGGTCCTGGGTGGACGCGTCGTCGGCCAGACCGACGCCGTCACCGCGGTCTCCGATGCGGTGCGGCGGTCCCGGGCCGGGGTCGCCGACCCGAACCGGCCGACCGGTTCCTTCCTCTTCCTGGGGCCCACCGGTGTCGGCAAGACCGAGCTGGCGAAGGCCCTGGCGGAGTTCCTCTTCGACGATGATCACGCCATGGTCCGGATCGACATGTCCGAGTACGGCGAGAAGCACTCCGTCGCCCGGCTGGTCGGTGCTCCCCCCGGATACGTCGGTTACGATGCCGGCGGCCAGCTCACCGAGGCGGTGCGGCGTCGTCCGTACACCGTCGTGCTCTTCGACGAGGTGGAGAAGGCCCACCCGGACGTCTTCGACGTCCTGCTTCAGGTCCTCGACGAAGGACGCCTCACCGACGGTCAGGGTCGGACGGTGGACTTCCGCAACACCATCCTCATCCTCACCTCGAACCTCGGTGCCGGTGGCACGAATGAGCAGGTGATGGACGCGGTGAAGCACGCCTTCAAGCCGGAGTTCATCAACCGCCTCGACGACGTGGTCATCTTCGATGCCCTGTCCGCCGCCCAGCTGAGGTCCATCGTGGAGATCCAGGTCGCCCAGCTCGCCGAGCGGCTCGCCGCCCGCCGGCTGGACCTGCAGGTCACCGAGGACGCGAAGGGATGGCTGGCAGAGCGCGGTTATGAGCCGGCCTACGGGGCCCGCCCGCTGCGCCGCCTGATCCAGAAGGCGGTCGGGGACGCGCTGGCGAAGAAGCTGCTCGCCGGTGAGATCCGCGACGGTGACACGGTGCGGGTCGACGTCGACCCGCACATCGCCGACGGGGTGGACGCGCTGTCCATCGAGGCTGTCGCCCACGAGGACTGA
- a CDS encoding trimeric intracellular cation channel family protein: MDYVDPSVRTVYATLDLIGVVLYGMIGATIARSRNFDFVGIIFLAIITALGGGMIRDVLIANGPPAALQDMRYFGLALLGALLATAIHMNSRGWEIFRVHGDAVVLGVWAATGSTKAMVHGLPWSSALFLGVLTVVGGGMIRDIMTGSVPEIFGGTTLYATPAALTAALMVGIYALDESGAAGDVPVLFLGMVLAPLFGAGMMILSYWRGWKLPGAQDMSWAAQKKLRRRMTRDR; encoded by the coding sequence GTGGACTACGTCGATCCGTCGGTCAGGACGGTCTACGCCACCCTCGATCTCATCGGCGTCGTGCTCTACGGGATGATCGGTGCGACGATCGCACGGTCCCGGAACTTCGACTTCGTGGGCATCATCTTCCTCGCCATCATCACCGCCCTGGGCGGCGGCATGATCCGCGACGTCCTCATCGCCAACGGTCCCCCGGCCGCACTGCAGGACATGCGCTACTTCGGGTTGGCCCTGCTCGGCGCCCTCCTGGCCACCGCGATCCACATGAACTCCCGCGGTTGGGAGATCTTCCGCGTCCACGGGGACGCCGTCGTGCTCGGCGTGTGGGCAGCCACCGGCTCGACGAAGGCGATGGTCCATGGACTGCCGTGGTCATCGGCCCTGTTCCTCGGAGTGCTCACCGTCGTCGGCGGCGGGATGATCCGGGACATCATGACCGGGTCGGTACCGGAGATCTTCGGCGGGACAACGCTCTACGCCACCCCGGCGGCCCTGACCGCCGCGCTGATGGTGGGCATCTACGCCCTCGACGAGTCCGGGGCGGCCGGGGATGTTCCGGTGCTGTTCCTCGGCATGGTCCTCGCCCCGCTCTTCGGCGCGGGGATGATGATCCTGTCCTACTGGCGGGGCTGGAAACTGCCGGGAGCGCAGGACATGTCGTGGGCGGCGCAGAAGAAACTGCGGCGCCGGATGACGAGGGACCGGTAA
- a CDS encoding sulfurtransferase: MSPFISADELLAAHTRGDRMIILDSHWAPEDNASWDAYVSRHIPGAFWCDPLRMLAGTPSLQSGRNPLPGPVLLQQWIRDWGISPGIPVRIYDTGKMFWASRAWWILRWAGVEDVKILAGGTPAWRAAGGDIAAGIGCLRGRGTYEMTTGQMPTIELEELSDWVDAGNLLVDVRGEGRFIGRREPLDRRAGHVPGAVNMPVELLVESGGVPDPEVVRERLARKGIGGEGGVPPEKVAVYSGSGVDSALFLAMMEHAGLDGARHFVGGWSQWAGDPHRPVELKV; encoded by the coding sequence ATGAGTCCCTTCATCTCGGCCGACGAGCTTCTCGCCGCCCACACCCGCGGCGACCGCATGATCATCCTCGATTCGCACTGGGCGCCGGAGGACAACGCCTCCTGGGATGCCTACGTCTCCCGGCACATCCCCGGTGCATTCTGGTGCGATCCGCTGCGCATGCTCGCCGGCACACCGTCGCTCCAGTCGGGACGCAACCCGCTGCCCGGCCCGGTCCTGCTGCAGCAGTGGATCCGGGACTGGGGGATCTCCCCGGGGATCCCGGTCCGGATCTACGACACGGGCAAGATGTTCTGGGCGTCCCGGGCATGGTGGATCCTGCGCTGGGCCGGGGTGGAGGACGTGAAGATCCTCGCCGGCGGGACCCCGGCCTGGCGGGCCGCCGGTGGTGACATTGCCGCCGGTATCGGCTGTCTGCGCGGCCGCGGCACCTATGAGATGACCACCGGGCAGATGCCCACCATCGAACTCGAGGAACTCTCCGACTGGGTGGACGCCGGGAACCTGCTCGTCGACGTCCGTGGCGAGGGGCGCTTCATCGGCCGTCGCGAACCCCTTGACCGGCGCGCCGGGCACGTTCCGGGGGCGGTGAACATGCCGGTGGAACTCCTGGTGGAAAGCGGTGGTGTCCCCGATCCGGAGGTGGTCCGGGAGAGGCTCGCGCGGAAGGGTATCGGCGGGGAGGGCGGCGTCCCCCCGGAGAAGGTCGCGGTGTACTCCGGATCCGGGGTGGATTCGGCCCTGTTCCTCGCGATGATGGAGCACGCCGGACTGGACGGCGCCCGGCACTTCGTCGGTGGCTGGTCCCAGTGGGCGGGTGACCCACACCGTCCGGTCGAGCTCAAGGTGTGA
- a CDS encoding PTS glucose transporter subunit IIA — MDHFATPVDSEEAATSAILTVTPDCQIVTPISGTVAPLDSVPDPRLAAGAFGAGLAVIPDFENEQVTVVAPVSGILRRFMPHFFLIVTDEGSAVYTQLGIDTDMLDGTGFSPHVREGDRVVAGQRVTTYAPRQLGRLGFDPVVPVVAVQYESVTAALLPGEPCEQGDVLFTVAD; from the coding sequence ATGGATCACTTCGCCACCCCCGTTGACAGTGAGGAGGCGGCCACCTCCGCCATCCTCACCGTCACACCGGACTGTCAGATCGTCACCCCGATCTCCGGCACGGTCGCTCCCCTGGATTCGGTCCCCGACCCCCGGCTCGCGGCCGGGGCCTTCGGCGCGGGGCTCGCCGTGATCCCCGATTTCGAGAATGAACAGGTCACTGTCGTCGCCCCGGTGTCCGGGATCCTGCGTCGGTTCATGCCCCATTTCTTCCTCATCGTCACCGATGAAGGGAGCGCGGTGTACACCCAACTCGGCATCGACACCGACATGCTGGACGGCACCGGGTTCTCCCCGCACGTCCGGGAGGGGGACCGGGTGGTCGCCGGACAGCGGGTCACGACATACGCTCCGCGGCAGTTGGGGCGCCTCGGATTCGACCCGGTGGTGCCGGTGGTGGCGGTGCAGTATGAGTCGGTGACAGCGGCGCTGCTGCCGGGGGAGCCGTGCGAACAGGGGGACGTCCTGTTCACCGTCGCTGACTGA
- a CDS encoding SDR family oxidoreductase, which translates to MTKAHRAHPFSRFITPTLPTVGPGDVALVTGATSGIGHATATALARAGFRVIGTSRDPASLHATANAPEGVTLIPLDLGDPASIDRLPAELATVGVGTATGSGQAPVSVLINNAGESQNGPLEELPRDALTRLFQVNVIGHVEVTQKILPGMRDQGRGRIVFVGSMLGSFPLAHRGSYGASKAAVKAFAFSARRELRNFGVGVCVMEPGAIDTGISQRRTVYIDRSGPYVEEFDTMLKNLNDNEKNGISADRVAASIMEAVTSPRPKPLYAAGSSAGLAFPAARLLPRDAMHGLIAHRHGI; encoded by the coding sequence ATGACAAAAGCACACCGGGCACACCCGTTCTCCCGTTTCATCACCCCGACCCTGCCGACTGTCGGCCCCGGCGATGTCGCCCTGGTCACCGGCGCGACCTCCGGCATCGGCCACGCCACCGCCACCGCCCTGGCCCGGGCGGGCTTCCGCGTCATCGGCACCTCGCGTGACCCGGCGTCCCTCCACGCCACCGCGAACGCACCCGAGGGGGTGACGCTCATCCCGCTCGATCTCGGCGACCCCGCATCGATCGACCGGCTGCCCGCCGAGCTCGCCACGGTCGGTGTCGGCACGGCCACGGGATCAGGTCAGGCGCCCGTCTCCGTCCTCATCAACAACGCCGGGGAATCCCAGAACGGCCCCCTGGAAGAGCTCCCCCGTGACGCACTCACCCGCCTGTTCCAGGTCAACGTCATCGGCCACGTCGAGGTCACCCAGAAGATCCTGCCGGGGATGCGTGACCAGGGACGTGGCCGCATCGTCTTCGTCGGTTCAATGCTCGGCAGTTTCCCCCTGGCCCACCGCGGCAGCTACGGCGCATCGAAGGCCGCGGTCAAGGCTTTCGCCTTCTCTGCCCGTCGCGAACTCCGGAACTTCGGCGTCGGTGTCTGCGTGATGGAACCCGGTGCGATCGACACGGGGATCTCGCAGCGCCGGACCGTCTACATCGACCGCTCCGGGCCCTACGTCGAGGAGTTCGACACGATGCTGAAGAATCTCAACGACAACGAGAAGAACGGGATCTCCGCCGACCGGGTCGCGGCGTCGATCATGGAGGCGGTCACCTCACCGCGGCCGAAGCCGCTGTACGCGGCCGGCTCAAGCGCCGGACTCGCCTTCCCCGCCGCCCGGCTGCTGCCGCGGGATGCCATGCACGGCCTCATCGCGCACCGCCACGGGATCTGA